A region from the Metarhizium brunneum chromosome 7, complete sequence genome encodes:
- the cpaT_2 gene encoding MFS transporter cpaT, whose protein sequence is MTEPTLSPDPHAAQTILAQDQAQEKKTVHARTTEAETDPYNVAWNGHGDVSNPKNWSARSRWVQLTILGLLNFVTCLSSSMLAPALSSLVSDLDTHNSALTSLSLSIYVVGFALGPLITAPLSEMYGRIIVYHISSLLFLAFTSASAASSNIGMFIAFRFFSGCVGITPAALLGGSIGDLMPPSSMGKATGSIAIGSLIAPLIAPVIGGYLSEYAGWRWVLWLNTILYGAIAVPSLFILRETYAPILLSRKARRLRRETGDSRYRYCLDSNTSRTPAFKEALVRPLQFLVTSPIVFILSWEVAIVYGVQYLVFTTLALVFEQRYQFSAGSAGLTYLGDGIGAIAGVFATAMAMDKIAKKKASIDTQSAPEKVLWLLIPAGILVPAGLFWYGWSVEAKSFWLVPLIGLGVFGFAIMAVFMPVQVYLIRAFDHHSTSALAANNLLRSILGAVLPLAGLDMYATLGYGWGNSLLAFVSLATIPLTILLVYRGGNMREKDHNIPKIRS, encoded by the exons ATGACTGAGCCAACTCTCTCACCCGATCCGCATGCCGCGCAAACCATCCTCGCTCAAGACCAGGCccaagagaagaagaccgTCCATGCTCGCACAACAGAGGCGGAGACCGATCCATACAATGTTGCATGGAATGGACATGGCGATGTGTCAAATCCCAAAAACTGGTCCGCACGGTCGCGATGGGTTCAGTTGACCATCCTTGGCTTGTTGAACTTTGTCAC ATGCTTGTCCTCCTCTATGCTCGCACCAGCCCTCTCAAGTTTGGTGTCTGATCTCGACACTCACAACTCTGCGTTAACCTCGCTATCGCTGTCGATATATGTTGTAGGCTTTGCCTTGGGACCACTCATCACTGCACCACTATCAGAAATGTACGGAAGAATCATTGTGTACCATATTTCCAGCCTCTTATTCCTCGCCTTcacctccgcctccgccgcgaGTAGTAATATTGGCATGTTTATCGCCTTCCGCTTTTTCTCTGGCTGCGTAGGAATTACACCTGCCGCTTTGCTTGGCGGGTCTATCGGTGATCTCATGCCACCCTCGAGTATGGGTAAAGCGACTGGAAGTATAGCTATAGGATCTTTGATCGCACCT CTTATCGCCCCCGTGATTGGAGGCTATTTGAGTGAGTACGCAGGATGGAGATGGGTCTTGTGGCTGAACACCATTCTG TATGGAGCAATTGCTGTCCCATCACTGTTCATTCTTCGAGAAACTTACGCGCCGATTTTACTGTCGCGCAAGGCAAGACGTCTGCGTAGAGAGACGGGAGATTCGCGATACAGATACTGCTTAGACTCCAACACAAGTCGGACACCAGCTTTCAAGGAAGCTTTAGTACGCCCACTACAGTTTCTAGTCACGTCCCCAATTGTCTTTATATTATCGTGGGAGGTAGCTATCGTATATGGAGTTCAATATCTCGTTTTCACCACCCTGGCACTGGTATTTGAGCAGCGATACCAATTTTCAGCGGGCTCAGCGGGTCTCACCTATCTCGGTGACGGAATCGGTGCGATTGCTG GAGTCTTCGCAAccgccatggcaatggaCAAAAtagcaaagaaaaaagccaGCATAGACACACAATCTGCCCCGGAGAAAGTGCTCTGGCTGCTTATCCCGGCCGGCATTCTTGTCCCGGCCGGGTTGTTCTGGTATGGGTGGTCGGTGGAAGCGAAAAGTTTCTGGCTTGTGCCACTGATCGGTCTTGGTGTGTTTGGTTTTGCCATTATGGCTGTTTTCATGCCTGTCCAAGTATATCTGATCCGTGCCTTTGACCACCACTCAACATCCGCATTGGCGGCCAACAACTTGTTGCGCAGCATTCTTGGCGCTGTCCTACCGCTTGCTGGTTTGGACATGTATGCGACGCTGGGATATGGTTGGGGCAACAGCCTGTTGGCATTCGTCTCGCTGGCCACGATTCCTCTTACGATACTACTGGTATATCGGGGTGGCAACATGAGAGAGAAGGATCATAATATACCCAAGATTCGTTCATAG
- the ccsA_3 gene encoding Polyketide synthase-nonribosomal peptide synthetase — MPQANGLVAKSREIWLQILGDTPSSLHIIDSDTDFFHVGGSSRSLIELHAEINKEFNTDMPLIQLFENSTLGAMARQIDPATGSLPASTGLSFTVPAPSNNHEEPSTVPKLDYKIHAIALRRRRSNLPAIFSDPKVQLHMGELDALRLSLSKQAAQEIVKLCLPQRIPMHLIPSENVAYLSGQASFGEESVADFKPPCDKSDGYTATKWASEQFLELISEKLLIPIWIYRPSSIVGDDAPAPDLMTNLSSFSRQLHLPLGGARLDFIGAERVSAEIVDEVKHDSAYPGGLVKYMYESGDLEFAVDNMKGSLERQTGASSEILRLEEWTRRAAAAGLNEIVAACLARADELPIVFPKLLRRTRPKIVEETLTTYTSSFSLRNVCYIPTTYGQLADLQGRRYVMILATAIFLLGSGVCGGASSMDMLIWGRVVQGIGGGSINILVGMIICDLVPMRERGNFMGTTSGPIIGGALTDNTTWR, encoded by the exons ATGCCACAAGCCAACGGCTTAGTGGCGAAGTCAAGAGAAATATGGTTACAAATACTGGGTGACACGCCATCTTCCCTCCACATTATCGATTCAGATACAGATTTCTTTCATGTCGGCGGAAGCTCCAGGTCCCTGATCGAGCTGCATGCGGAGATTAACAAGGAATTCAATACTGACATGCCTCTGATACAATTGTTTGAAAACTCCACACTGGGTGCAATGGCTCGCCAGATTGATCCAGCAACAGGCTCGCTTCCAGCCAGCACGGGCCTTAGCTTTACAGTTCCCGCTCCTTCAAATAATCACGAGGAGCCTTCAACAGTACCCAAGTTGGACT ACAAGATTCATGCAATCGCTCTCCGACGGCGTCGATCCAACTTGCCGGCAATTTTCTCCGACCCGAAAGTACAACTGCATATGGGCGAACTCGACGCACTGCGACTTAGCCTGTCCAAACAAGCGGCCCAGGAGATAGTCAAGCTGTGTCTTCCCCAACGAATCCCGATGCACCTTATCCCGTCGGAAAATGTGGCGTACCTCTCCGGGCAGGCTTCGTTTGGTGAAGAGTCGGTTGCCGACTTCAAGCCACCGTGCGATAAATCCGATGGATATACGGCGACAAAATGGGCGAGTGAGCAGTTCTTGGAGCTTATAAGCGAGAAGCTCTTGATTCCCATCTGGATCTATCGGCCGAGTAGCATCGTAGGAGATGATGCTCCAGCCCCTGACTTGATGACAAATCTATCAAGTTTCTCAAGGCAACTTCATCTCCCGCTCGGCGGGGCACGTTTAGACTTTATTGGCGCGGAGCGAGTGTCAGCAGAGATTGTGGATGAGGTGAAACATGACAGCGCCTATCCCGGCGGACTAGTCAAATACATGTACGAAAGTGGAGACCTTGAGTTCGCCGTGGACAATATGAAAGGGTCTCTCGAGAGGCAAACGGGTGCAAGTTCCGAGATCCTTCGTCTGGAAGAGTGGACCAGgagggcagcggcggcaggaTTGAATGAGATTGTCGCTGCTTGCCTGGCTAGAGCCGACGAGCTGCCTATTGTGTTCCCTAAGCTGCTGAGGCGGACCAGGCCTAAGATTGTTGAGGAGACTCTAACGACATATACATCGTCATTCTCGCTGAGGAATGTG TGCTATATTCCAACCACGTATGGCCAATTGGCAGATCTCCAGGGCCGCCGGTATGTCATGATACTAGCCACCGCAATCTTCCTTCTTGGTAGCGGCGTTTGCGGCGGTGCCAGCTCCATGGACATGCTCATTTGGGGACGCGTTGTACAGGGAATTGGCGGAGGGAGCATCAATATCCTGGTTGGTATGATCATCTGCGACCTTGTGCCGATGCGAGAGCGAGGCAACTTCATGGGCACAACATCCGGCCCTATCATCGGCGGAGCCTTAACAGATAACACCACGTGGAGATAG
- the atnC_9 gene encoding MFS efflux pump atnC: protein MATTHDSVHEARAETTPLLGQSTCREYNQEDEQTSNISARTVLILVGICIIAIDFGNYLSFAPQIDILEQIVCRRHGIARPGDASGPDCKADGIQAELAILVGWMAFCNQVPGIILALPYGFAADRFGRKPVLLLSLIGLILEEMVVRFILGTSDRIPAEAIWAAPLLQLIGGGPQIATSMAFTIITDVFPASQRSSIFFRLSAIILLGELLATPSSALAMSWTPWFPFLAGVAFEFIGLAAAFALPETMPARSRREAPLEERRAWPDDQQGTRKHVFSIRSLLQKWSLFRGHGISAKVMMNILLVTASFLMASIGREALQFVVQYASKKFSWTIAQSSLLITIKGVINLLSLLFLLPRFSFLMLKHMSTVRADLFLVQGSVFLLMVGTAIMALSQQSETFTAGVVSFAFGWGYYAALRSLATSLVLPSQAGALNTAIALAQSFGAMVSGPVLALSFRRGLAMGGIWVGLPYMVASILFSGAGGLVLCIRLPRQLERTRNGLE, encoded by the coding sequence atggccacaacGCACGACTCGGTCCACGAGGCCAGGGCCGAAACGACACCACTCCTAGGACAGTCAACATGTCGCGAATACAATCAAGAAGATGAGCAGACATCAAACATCAGCGCCAGAACAGTCCTGATATTGGTCggcatctgcatcatcgCCATTGACTTTGGAAACTACTTGTCCTTCGCGCCTCAAATAGACATTCTGGAGCAAATTGTCTGCAGAAGACATGGCATTGCAAGACCAGGCGATGCGTCAGGCCCAGATTGCAAGGCGGATGGCATCCAAGCTGAGctggccatcttggtcgGATGGATGGCCTTCTGCAACCAGGTTCCCGgcatcatcttggctctTCCGTACGGCTTCGCTGCAGACAGATTCGGCAGAAAACCTGTTTTACTGCTCAGCTTGATTGGCCTCATATTGGAAGAGATGGTAGTTCGATTCATACTTGGGACGAGCGATAGAATCCCTGCCGAGGCCATTTGGGCCGCGCCGCTATTGCAATTGATTGGAGGAGGACCTCAGATTGCAACATCCATGGCCTTCACCATCATAACAGATGTTTTTCCGGCTTCACAACGGTCGTCCATCTTTTTCAGGTTGTCGGCCATTATCTTGCTCGGCGAGCTTCTGGCAACTCCGTCTAGCGCTCTCGCAATGTCATGGACGCCTTGGTTTCCGTTTTTGGCCGGTGTCGCTTTCGAGTTCATCGGCCTTGCGGCTGCTTTTGCGCTCCCTGAAACGATGCCAGCACGTTCTCGGCGAGAAGCACCGTTGGAAGAGCGGCGTGCCTGGCCTGATGACCAACAAGGGACCCGAAAACacgtcttttccattcgGTCCTTGTTGCAAAAATGGTCGCTCTTCCGCGGTCATGGGATTAGTGCCAAAGTCATGATGAACATACTTCTAGTCACAGCATCATTTTTGATGGCAAGCATTGGAAGAGAGGCTCTGCAGTTTGTCGTCCAATATGCATCAAAGAAGTTCTCGTGGACTATTGCACAATCAAGCCTTCTAATAACTATCAAAGGCGTCATTAACTTATTGAGCCTCTTATTCCTGTTGCCTCGGTTCTCCTTTTTGATGTTGAAGCACATGTCAACCGTCAGAGCCGACCTTTTTCTCGTGCAGGGGAGCGTGTTTCTCTTGATGGTAGGcacggccatcatggctctTTCGCAGCAATCTGAAACTTTCACGGCAGGAGTCGTCAGTTTTGCCTTTGGCTGGGGCTATTATGCGGCACTCCGCAGCCTGGCAACCTCTCTGGTTTTGCCGTCACAAGCTGGAGCTCTCAACACGGCCATCGCTTTGGCACAAAGCTTTGGCGCCATGGTATCCGGACCCGTCTTGGCTCTCTCTTTCCGTCGGGGCCTTGCCATGGGTGGAATTTGGGTAGGACTCCCATACATGGTCGCCTCAATTCTTTTCTCTGGGGCTGGCGGATTGGTCCTTTGTATCCGCCTGCCGCGACAGCTTGAGCGGACTCGGAATGGCTTAGAATGA
- the atB_1 gene encoding Efflux pump atB, producing MSRTSNNLIQKPEGSSFEVSWDGDKDPSDPRNFTKLKKWTITFIVSHVSLCVTCASSIYTSTYEGMEAQFHNSRIVSTLGLSTFVLGISLGPMLLSPLSELYGRRPIYLVSWSLYIIFLIPQLVAKNIATMLVFRFLDGLLGSTFLAVSGGTIRDLFASKEIGAPMAVFAVSPFIGPSLGPLVGGFINYYTDWRWTYYVLMIWSIPVWLTIVLLVPETFHSTLLKKKAKQLRKTTGDNRWIAPMEPVEKSIAQIVGTSLLRPFQLLIFEPMCLSLSVFSAILLGILYLFFGAFPLVFGAVYQFKLYQTGISFLGIMCGMLIPAVTGPFWNRIASILDVRDKGEKDQDGEEPEGRLPPAIVGSFLVPAGIFVFGWAAYSRVHWMVPIVGSAIFGLGTMLVFTGIFTFLVDAYPLYAASALAANAFVRCLFAAAFPLFGTQMYETLGIQWASSLLAFLTVAMIPFPFLFLMRGKQIRARSRFATSLV from the exons ATGAGCAGAACAAGCAACAATTTGATACAAAAACCAGAAGGCTCCTCTTTCGAAGTGTCTTGGGACGGCGACAAAGACCCCTCAGATCCTCGCAACTTTACCAAACTGAAGAAATGGACCATTACATTCATAGTTTCCCACGTGAGTTTATGCGT GACCTGTGCAAGCTCCATTTACACCTCCACATATGAGGGAATGGAAGCGCAATTCCACAACTCAAGAATTGTGTCAACACTCGGGCTTTCAACCTTCGTCTTGGGCATTTCTCTAGGCCCCATGCTTCTCAGCCCACTTAGCGAGCTCTACGGCCGACGACCAATTTACCTCGTGTCATGGAGCTTATACATCATCTTTCTCATACCACAGCTTGTCGCCAAGAATATTGCCACCATGCTCGTCTTTCGCTTCCTAGATGGCCTACTAGGTAGCACATTCCTCGCCGTATCTGGTGGAACCATTCGAGATTTATTCGCAAGTAAAGAAATAGGAGCGCCCATGGCCGTGTTTGCCGTCTCGCCATTCATTGGCCCCAGTCTCGGACCGTTGGTGGGCGGTTTCATTAATTATTACACAGACTGGCGCTGGACATACTATGTTTTAATGATTTGGTCCATCCCTGTGTGGTTGACGATTGTACTATTGGTTCCCGAAACATTTC ATTCAACGCTGCTGAAAAAGAAAGCGAAACAACTTCGCAAAACAACTGGCGACAATCGGTGGATAGCGCCCATGGAGCCAGTCGAAAAGTCCATAGCTCAAATAGTTGGCACGTCCCTCCTCCGGCCCTTTCAGCTCTTGATTTTTGAGCCCATGTGTCTCAGTCTTTCCGTCTTCTCTGCCATACTTCTGGGCATCTTGTATCTTTTCTTTGGCGCCTTCCCGCTTGTTTTTGGGGCAGTGTATCAATTTAAGCTGTATCAGACGGGTATCTCATTCTTGGGCATCATGTGCGGTATGCTGATACCAGCCGTCACCGGCCCGTTTTGGAACCGCATTGCCTCCATTCTCGACGTTAGGGACAAGGGGGAAAAAGACCAGGATGGGGAGGAGCCTGAGGGTAGACTACCGCCTGCCATTGTTGGTTCGTTCTTGGTGCCCGCTGGAATTTTCGTCTTCGGCTGGGCTGCGTATTCGAGGGTGCACTGGATGGTGCCTATAGTTGGATCCGCCATTTTCGGACTTGG GACCATGTTGGTATTTACCGGTATATTCACATTTCTT GTCGACGCCTACCCCTTATATGCTGCGAGTGCATTAGCCGCCAACGCCTTTGTGCGTTGCCTGTTTGCCG CCGCATTTCCCCTATTCGGAACGCAAATGTATGAGACGCTGGGAATTCAATGGGCTTCGTCGCTGTTGGCATTTCTTACCGTGGCAATGATACCATTTCCTTTTCTGTTCTTGATGCGTGGCAAACAAATACGAGCGAGAAGTCGCTTCGCTACTTCACTGGTATAG
- the PRY2 gene encoding Protein PRY2, translated as MRLSSILPTLTATGMAMAAPAKRAPSGDFKGEMLAAHNFFRSQHGVDDLKWSDALASKAQNWANDCKYQHSNGGGENLAVNSAAGDWGSFVNMWGSERKKYNFDNGGFSKDTGHFTQVVWKGTENVGCGQKSCSGLGVYVVCNYDPPGNYNNDYQNNVLKQTKGSDTDVYQAGKQPDKEPPKEPEQPPKEPEQPPKEPEQPPKEPEEPEDDCENEDGNQEGNEDGNQGGNEDGNQEWPEDWNQDWQDQDWNQDWNHNDWDNKDWSHKDWDNKDWSHKDWSKYWNKE; from the exons ATGCGTCTCTCCAGCATCCTTCCCACCCTTACGGCCActggcatggccatggccgcaccCGCGAAAAGGGCACCAAGCGGCGACTTTAAGGGCGAGATGCTCGCCGCGCATAACTTCTTCCGCAGCCAGCACGGCGTAGATGACCTCAAATGGAGCGATGCTCTCGCAAGCAAGGCTCAAAACTGGGCCAATGATTGCAAATACCAGCACAGTAACGGT GGCGGCGAGAACCTCGCGGTCAACTCTGCCGCTGGCGACTGGGGCAGCTTTGTCAACATGTGGGGATCCGAGCGAAAGAAGTATAACTTTGACAACGGAGGCTTCTCCAAGGATACCGGCCACTTCACGCAGGTCGTGTGGAAGGGCACAGAGAACGTGGGATGTGGACAGAAGTCGTGCAGCGGGCTTGGCGTCTATGTTGTGTGCAACTATGATCCTCCTGGCAATTATAACAACGATTACCAAAATAACGTCCTCAAGCAGACTAAGGGGAGCGATACGGACGTGTATCAGGCAGGAAAGCAACCTGACAAGGAACCTCCAAAGGAACCCGAGCAACCTCCAAAGGAACCTGAGCAACCTCCGAAGGAGCCTGAGCAACCTCCGAAGGAGCCTGAGGAACCAGAAGACGACTGTGAAAACGAGGACGGTAACCAGGAGGGCAACGAGGACGGTAACCAGGGGGGCAACGAGGACGGTAACCAGGAGTGGCCTGAAGACTGGAACCAGGACTGGCAGGACCAGGACTGGAACCAGGACTGGAACCACAATGACTGGGACAACAAGGACTGGAGCCACAAGGACTGGGACAACAAGGACTGGAGCCACAAGGACTGGAGCAAGTACTGGAACAAGGAGTAG